The Apium graveolens cultivar Ventura chromosome 11, ASM990537v1, whole genome shotgun sequence genome has a window encoding:
- the LOC141696520 gene encoding uncharacterized protein LOC141696520, which translates to MMFTTCTAPFKLYNPGGRVSPLHAIVKNFDEAKNEVRDVIKIIITILELAVERNYVEVVELILDVQNSTYDLNRKNLLSLLPLIYKAKDNECKYKVTDNEHNMVKILSDRYEAQDKFLAKYEDSLISAITRREADNVFNLLDDHAYSLVSFVDNLGWTALHHAAYYEFDSIIYAIVEAQKKSGHLFVYQDMKATPFHVAAEKGYTSTVILLMQLWPSSSSAYTNVDKNRQNILHLAALKNKKEMIHGILKYCPEMYKKEFVNQQDNDGNTPIDIWVQIKIALDHVQLDHKRDILSSSVLSSKRERKDLIFRKQANVMIHEKHAGMKGDTHATANCFSDAIAGDPISRAALEMEAERLEQDVESMRGNAERVEYIVREFADKNLLVKLDISKQTALHLAADNGHTQVVEVLIDAAQHLPSSANSVSSFKDFIRQANDQIGNTALHLAVLNCNMAIVKLLVDADPNDSHVQNNEGKTPIYIAEEKGYKDIVKVISTTCTALSLTGPGGRTTVLHALIQNINQEASEVIRMTIHAAKCWSSADFESLFCRTDELGNTVLQFAVEKNCMDVVRLILLEDPAYQHGGETKRNDLMRLIFKAIDNGCSDDIVKLLSQTYEAGIINPDHKDVLSLILAIKRRDEVNSPYTGTDENGRNILHLAAADNRKEMVKGILKYCPEKYKDLILKQQDTSGDTPLHLLISHGCYIPELINHKGLDTMAKNKKKFTPRDMLYFKNEIIADQVQIKIALDDVQANQSAAWKLWGKSTEKKTDTRRSIVPPSKRRIKDVIFDEHKKLVMDAKHEQMKKDLERYKMRTNTQIIVTALITTVTFTVGFTMPGGLRQSGEVDEGQVVLTKKTVFNAFMVSDALALLLSTCSLFLYFLESMYEDPHQVSKLKCCIGWAQYCFRGGDDADFYHRDIFGFIPFTSPGHYCLPHWLLLFYFRHCSVDQVCTRPSSKKE; encoded by the exons ATGATGTTTACAACTTGCACTGCTCCATTTAAGTTGTATAATCCTGGCGGCCGTGTGTCTCCTTTGCATGCTATCGTTAAGAATTTTGATGAAG CCAAAAACGAAGTTAGAGATGTGATTAAGATAATAATTACTATCTTAGAACTGGCCGTGGAGCGAAATTACGTGGAAGTGGTTGAATTGATATTAGATGTGCAGAATTCTACCTATGACTTGAATAGAAAAAATCTTCTTAGTCTCCTGCCTTTGATTTATAAAGCCAAGGATAACGAGTGCAAGTATAAAGTCACGGATAACGAACACAATATGGTTAAAATACTCAGTGACCGGTATGAAGCTCAAGATAAGTTTCTTGCAAAATATGAAGACAGTCTGATATCTGCAATTACAAGGCGCGAAGCAG ATAACGTCTTCAACCTATTGGATGATCATGCATATAGTCTTGTGTCCTTTGTTGACAATTTAGGGTGGACAGCCCTTCATCATGCAGCATATTATGAATTTGATTCAATCATTTACGCCATAGTAGAAGCACAAAAAAAATCTGGACATCTATTTGTGTATCAGGATATGAAGGCAACGCCCTTTCATGTAGCGGCAGAGAAAGGATATACTTCTACAGTGATACTTCTAATGCAATTGTGGCCATCTTCGTCTTCAGCATATACCAATGTTGATAAAAATAGACAAAATATACTACATTTAGCGGctttgaaaaataaaaaggagatgattcatggcattttaaaatatTGTCCAGAAATGTACAAGAAGGAGTTTGTGAACCAGCAAGATAATGATGGAAATACCCCTATTGATATATGG GTACAAATCAAAATTGCACTTGATCATGTCCAACTTGATCATAAAAGGGATATCCTTTCAAGTTCAGTGCTCTCAAGTAAACGAGAGAGAAAAGATTTGATTTTTAGGAAACAGGCAAACGTGATGATACATGAAAAGCATGCAGGAATGAAAGGAGATACTCATGCCACTGCTAATTGTTTTTCCGATGCCATTGCGGGAGATCCTATTTCCAGAGCTGCATTGGAGATGGAAGCAGAGAGACTGGAGCAGGACGTAGAATCCATGAGAGGAAATGCAGAACGTGTAGAATATATTGTGAGGGAGTTTGCAGACAAAAACCTTTTGGTTAAGCTGGATATATCAAAACAAACTGCACTACACCTTGCAGCAGATAATGGACACACTCAAGTTGTTGAGGTCCTCATTGATGCAGCACAACATTTGCCTTCTTCTGCTAATTCAGTTAGTTCTTTTAAGGATTTTATTAGGCAAGCTAATGATCAAATAGGGAACACTGCCTTACACTTAGCAGTTCTTAATTGTAACATGGCAATTGTTAAGCTCTTAGTGGACGCCGATCCAAATGATAGTCATGTTCAAAACAATGAAGGCAAAACTCCAATCTACATAGCTGAGGAGAAAGGGTACAAAGATATAGTGAAGGTGATCTCTACGACTTGCACAGCTCTCTCTTTAACTGGTCCGGGTGGAAGGACGACTGTTTTGCATGCTCTTATTCAAAATATCAACCAAG AAGCGAGCGAGGTGATTAGGATGACCATTCATGCAGCCAAATGTTGGAGTAGTGCAGATTTTGAATCATTATTTTGTAGAACAGACGAGTTGGGAAACACTGTCTTACAATTTGCAGTGGAGAAAAATTGCATGGACGTTGTTAGACTGATACTACTAGAAGATCCCGCCTATCAACATGGTGGTGAAACTAAAAGAAATGATCTCATGCGTCTAATCTTCAAAGCCATCGATAACGGGTGTAGTGATGATATTGTTAAATTACTCTCTCAAACATATGAAGCTGGAATAATCAACCCTGATCACAAAGACGTACTTTCTTTGATTCTTGCTATCAAAAGGCGTGATGAAG TTAACTCTCCATACACAGGTACTGATGAAAATGGCCGAAATATACTACATTTGGCTGCAGCTGATAATAGAAAAGAGATGGTAAAAGGTATTTTGAAATACTGTCCAGAAAAGTACAAGGACTTgattttgaaacaacaagatacCAGTGGCGATACACCTCTCCATCTACTTATCTCCCATGGTTGTTACATTCCGGAACTCATAAATCATAAAGGACTTGATACAATGGCAAAAAACAAAAAGAAATTTACTCCTCGGGACAtgctttattttaaaaatgaaattATTGCTGATCAG GTGCAAATTAAAATTGCACTTGATGATGTCCAGGCTAATCAATCAGCCGCTTGGAAGCTTTGGGGTAAAAGCACAGAGAAGAAAACAGATACTAGGAGAAGTATAGTGCCCCCAAGTAAACGAAGGATAAAGGATGTGATATTTGATGAACACAAAAAATTGGTCATGGATGCAAAACATGAACAAATGAAAAAAGATCTAGAAAGGTATAAAATGAGGACAAACACCCAGATAATAGTTACTGCACTCATAACTACGGTAACTTTCACCGTAGGATTTACCATGCCGGGTGGTCTCCGTCAAAGTGGAGAAGTTGATGAAGGACAGGTAGTGCTCACCAAAAAGACAGTTTTTAATGCATTTATGGTATCTGATGCATTAGCTTTGCTACTATCAACATGTTCTTTGTTTCTCTATTTTCTTGAATCTATGTACGAAGATCCGCACCAAGTATCAAAACTCAAATGCTGCATCGGTTGGGCTCAATATTGTTTCCGTGGTGGCGATGATGCTGACTTTTATCACAGGGACATATTTGGTTTTATCCCATTCACCAGCCCTGGCCATTACTGTTTGCCTCATTGGCTCCTTCTTTTTTATTTTCGTCATTGTTCTGTTGATCAAGTTTGTACACGACCGTCGAGTAAAAAGGAATGA